In Candidatus Methanoperedens sp., the DNA window TTAGAAAACTTATCAAGTTACCTAAATTATTTATTAAGGTAATCTGTTTTATACACGTTTAACCTGAATGGACGGGATAGATTTTTCATACGAAGTAATATTTGAAATGGAAAAATCCTTTATAAATTGATTTCTAACATTACCCCATCACAGCGACTGGAATATGCCATGAAGTTTTGCTTTTATAGAGTCCATTTTTTTCAAGTTCGCTGAGTTTATCCTTCAAACTGTTGAAGTATTCAGCACCAAATAATGGTATCCCTTCACTTATTGCATCAAGCGCTGTAATTCTGTATGATTCAAGCATTATTTCAAACTCAGATTGAGTATAACCAAGAGGTTCAATATGAAAAGATGAAGTATTTGAATCTATCAAATCCTTTATCCTGAATAGAAAATCCTGTTCGAAGTTATTGCTTATTACTATAATATCTATATCGCTGGTATTTGTAAAAGTCCCTTTAGCTCTGGAGCCATAGAGAATAATGCAAATTGGATTGAATCTCTTTTCAAGCGCGTGCAATATTCATGCAGGGCCTTTTCTATTGCATCAGATTCTGTGTAAATTCTTTTATTAGCTTTCCTCATTACAAGCTCATAAATAACTCAATAAACTTATAAAGTACTGAGTCTTAATAACTGTTAGGTAGCATGAAAAATATAAGTTATCCTGAAATAAAAGATAAAATTGTTGCTTTTATAAGCTTCAGAGTCACAGGATCAGGAGCAAGCGGGGCTGTCATCGGTTTAAGCGGAGGTATAGATTCCGCATTGACTGCATACCTTACAGTTTCCGCCCTTGGCAAGGAAAATGTCCTTGGCTTGCTGCTCCCGGAAAAAGGCATCTCATCAAAGCAGGATATTGATGATGCCATTGAGGTCGCCAATATCCTTGGCATTGAATATAAAATAATTGAAATATCTCCTGTTCTTGCTTCGTTTTCATCCGCAATTCCCATTTTTAACAGCAAGGCAAAAACAGCTAACGGCAACCTGAAAGCGCGAATACGT includes these proteins:
- a CDS encoding nucleotidyltransferase domain-containing protein; this encodes MLHALEKRFNPICIILYGSRAKGTFTNTSDIDIIVISNNFEQDFLFRIKDLIDSNTSSFHIEPLGYTQSEFEIMLESYRITALDAISEGIPLFGAEYFNSLKDKLSELEKNGLYKSKTSWHIPVAVMG